A stretch of Arachis hypogaea cultivar Tifrunner chromosome 15, arahy.Tifrunner.gnm2.J5K5, whole genome shotgun sequence DNA encodes these proteins:
- the LOC112751197 gene encoding indole-3-pyruvate monooxygenase YUCCA2 produces the protein MEYLKELEGKSIHDYYEHKIKKDKMVAPPPIWVPGPIIVGAGPSGLAASACLKHKGIPTLILEREACLASMWQLKTYDRLRLHLPKQFCQLPLMPFPNNFPSYPTKQQFLAYLKAYAENFAIRPLFRRTVVSARFDATFGGFWRVKTTLNKNNKEEDEEEEYGCRWLIVATGENAEEVVPQIDGMGEFEGPILHTSLYKSGSLFSGKNVLVVGCGNSGMEVCLDLSNHNAKPSLVVRNTVHILPQQMLGKSTFGLSMWLLKWFPIHIVDQFLLLMSHLMLGDTSQFGLNRPKLGPLELKNLNGKTPVLDVGTLAHIKSGKIKVCRGIKRLAQHSVEFVDGKVENFDAIIFATGYKSNVPSWLKGSEMFSEKDGLPRKAFPNGWKGENGLYAVGFTKRGLLGASIDAKRIAEDIEHSWKACDATHHLLDFTSPLASS, from the exons ATGGAGTACTTGAAGGAACTAGAAGGAAAAAGCATCCATGATTATTACGAGCAcaaaataaagaaggacaagatggTGGCTCCTCCTCCGATATGGGTTCCGGGACCAATTATAGTGGGTGCTGGTCCCTCAGGCCTAGCTGCATCCGCatgccttaaacacaaaggaatTCCAACTCTCATTCTTGAAAGAGAAGCTTGCTTAGCTTCAATGTGGCAGCTCAAGACCTACGATCGCCTTCGCCTTCATCTTCCCAAGCAGTTCTGCCAGTTACCCCTCATGCCATTCCCCAACAACTTCCCTTCTTACCCTACAAAGCAACAATTCTTGGCATACCTCAAGGCCTATGCTGAAAACTTCGCTATTAGGCCTCTTTTTCGCAGGACCGTCGTTAGCGCCCGCTTTGACGCTACTTTTGGAGGGTTTTGGAGGGTCAAGACCACGCTTAACAAGAACAATAAAGAGGAGGACGAGGAGGAGGAGTATGGTTGCCGGTGGCTGATTGTGGCCACCGGCGAGAATGCCGAGGAAGTTGTGCCCCAAATTGATGGGATGGGTGAGTTTGAAGGGCCAATCTTGCATACTAGCTTGTACAAGAGTGGAAGCTTGTTTTCTGGGAAGAATGTTTTGGTTGTTGGATGCGGAAATTCCGGCATGGAGGTTTGTCTTGATCTTTCCAATCATAATGCAAAGCCTTCCCTTGTTGTTAGAAACACG GTGCACATTTTGCCACAACAAATGTTAGGGAAATCAACGTTTGGTTTATCCATGTGGTTGCTGAAGTGGTTCCCTATACATATTGTGGATCAGTTTTTGCTTCTAATGTCACATCTTATGCTTGGAGACACTTCCCAATTTGGACTTAATCGTCCTAAGCTTGGACCCTTAGAGCTCAAGAATTTGAATGGTAAAACACCAGTTTTGGATGTTGGCACATTGGCTCACATCAAAAGTGGCAAAATTAAG GTTTGCCGGGGAATTAAACGACTAGCACAGCATTCAGTGGAGTTTGTTGATGGGAAAGTTGAGAACTTTGATGCCATCATTTTTGCAACTGGTTACAAAAGCAATGTACCCTCTTGGTTAAAG GGAAGTGAAATGTTCAGTGAGAAAGATGGATTGCCAAGGAAAGCATTCCCAAATGGGTGGAAAGGAGAGAATGGATTGTATGCCGTTGGTTTCACAAAGCGTGGGTTGCTTGGAGCATCTATTGATGCAAAGAGAATTGCTGAGGATATTGAACATAGCTGGAAAGCTTGTGATGCCACGCATCATCTATTGGACTTCACTTCTCCACTTGCATCATCATGA